A stretch of Lysinibacillus agricola DNA encodes these proteins:
- a CDS encoding TcaA NTF2-like domain-containing protein yields the protein MIESFGERMRKKMLILGATALLLTGCENETVADMFQTKKADVNSEKVVTKQEEKIVPEVKVIGENGIGAGIIVKKEDAKLYIVTNGALVASKPTALVQFNNDKLAEGNVHYMSTAHNIAILEVTYNASVKVPTVYNGELNQLAVYVDSLPYTIKKYSDRVAAYYIDAQQNIPLGSPVLGAENGEIVGIYFKRQQNGVSQPYILPFKDIVQLSDEWIEDGMKVSDRLSQSKSLYPYIEQGDKEAVQKAIDKYGKNVFAYNADEIKLFLNTFHKHLKAAVEIQDASVMKPFVGTDDLQSTLDNMVAYYASKQAKIHFSNTMIKNINMEGQNIVVRAKTEYVLTNSAGQEALANSMMVYEINKNEQGEYKFIRLTTEE from the coding sequence TTGATAGAAAGTTTTGGTGAACGTATGCGGAAAAAGATGCTCATTCTTGGAGCAACAGCTTTACTATTAACTGGCTGTGAAAATGAAACAGTGGCGGACATGTTTCAGACTAAAAAGGCCGATGTAAACTCGGAAAAGGTTGTGACGAAACAGGAAGAAAAAATTGTACCAGAAGTAAAAGTAATTGGCGAGAATGGCATTGGTGCAGGGATCATTGTTAAAAAAGAAGACGCTAAGCTTTATATTGTGACAAATGGTGCACTCGTAGCTTCAAAGCCAACTGCGCTCGTACAATTTAATAATGATAAGCTTGCGGAAGGTAATGTACACTATATGTCTACAGCACATAATATCGCCATTTTAGAGGTTACATACAACGCATCGGTAAAGGTGCCGACCGTCTATAACGGGGAATTAAATCAGTTAGCTGTTTATGTCGATAGCTTACCGTACACAATTAAAAAATATAGTGACAGAGTAGCAGCCTATTACATAGATGCACAACAAAACATACCTTTAGGAAGCCCTGTTCTAGGAGCAGAGAATGGTGAAATTGTAGGCATCTATTTTAAACGCCAGCAAAACGGTGTTTCACAGCCGTATATATTGCCATTTAAAGATATTGTGCAGTTATCGGATGAATGGATTGAAGATGGTATGAAGGTAAGTGATCGACTATCTCAATCGAAAAGCTTGTATCCGTATATAGAACAGGGTGACAAAGAAGCAGTCCAAAAAGCTATCGATAAATATGGCAAGAATGTTTTTGCGTATAATGCCGATGAAATAAAGCTATTTTTAAATACTTTTCATAAGCATTTAAAAGCAGCTGTTGAGATACAGGATGCCAGTGTCATGAAACCTTTCGTAGGTACAGACGATTTACAAAGCACATTGGATAATATGGTTGCGTATTATGCCTCCAAACAAGCAAAAATTCATTTTTCCAATACGATGATTAAAAACATCAACATGGAAGGACAAAATATTGTTGTTCGTGCAAAAACGGAATATGTACTAACGAATTCTGCTGGTCAAGAGGCACTTGCGAACTCTATGATGGTATATGAAATAAATAAAAATGAACAGGGCGAGTACAAGTTTATTCGTCTAACAACTGAGGAGTGA
- the recQ gene encoding DNA helicase RecQ, with translation MEQARQMLQHHFGYDSFRNGQAQIIEQTLRGQSSLCVMPTGGGKSICYQIPALMLDGLTVVISPLISLMQDQVEALRAANIPAAYINSTLSVQEVDETMQLASAGYLKLLYIAPERLESATFLQVLSNLSVPLIAVDEAHCISQWGHDFRPSYRAIQKLFTLWSQKPAVLALTATATPAVCDDIRQLLEIDEHSTVITGFARDNLAFSVLIGENKERYIKNYLVKNKNEAGIIYAATRKAVDAIYELLSRSGESVAKYHAGLKEDMRMSEQERFLKDEARIMVATNAFGMGIDKSNVRFVIHYQMPRNMESYYQEAGRAGRDGLPSACILLYASGDVQTQRFLIEQTQDETRIAQELAKLQTMVDYCHTEGCLQNAILTYFGEEAGVPCSRCGNCNDGREVKDVTVDVQKVLACVVRMGQKFGKTMVAQVLIGSKNQKVAEFGFARLSTYGILKGQYSSKDVLSFIEFLIAEGLLAVKHGTFPTIYVSEEGKEVLLGNRTVMRKEAVTVRKLVDNDPLFEHLRLLRKEIADEEKVPPFVVFSDKTLRELCDKKPTELEDLRHVSGIGEVKFEKYGKRFFDALQSFLKTTTN, from the coding sequence ATGGAGCAAGCAAGACAAATGCTACAACATCATTTTGGCTATGATTCATTTCGCAATGGACAGGCACAAATTATAGAACAAACATTACGAGGTCAATCAAGTCTTTGCGTGATGCCAACTGGCGGAGGTAAATCCATTTGCTATCAAATCCCGGCACTTATGCTAGATGGCCTCACAGTCGTCATATCCCCTTTAATTTCTCTTATGCAAGATCAGGTAGAAGCATTACGTGCCGCAAATATTCCAGCCGCGTATATTAATAGCACCTTATCCGTACAAGAAGTGGATGAAACGATGCAGCTTGCGAGTGCAGGTTATTTAAAGCTACTTTATATTGCGCCAGAGCGATTAGAAAGTGCAACGTTTTTACAGGTATTATCGAATTTATCTGTACCATTGATTGCTGTGGATGAAGCACACTGTATATCACAGTGGGGGCATGATTTTAGACCAAGTTATAGAGCAATCCAAAAATTATTTACATTATGGTCCCAAAAGCCAGCTGTCTTAGCACTGACTGCAACAGCTACACCAGCTGTTTGTGATGATATAAGACAATTACTAGAGATTGACGAGCATTCAACTGTCATTACCGGATTTGCACGCGATAATTTAGCTTTCTCAGTGTTAATTGGTGAAAATAAAGAGCGTTACATTAAAAATTATTTAGTGAAAAATAAAAATGAAGCGGGCATTATTTACGCAGCTACACGAAAGGCTGTAGACGCAATCTATGAGCTTTTAAGTCGCTCGGGAGAATCTGTGGCAAAATATCATGCGGGACTAAAAGAGGACATGCGTATGTCAGAGCAGGAGCGCTTTTTAAAAGATGAGGCGCGCATTATGGTCGCTACCAATGCATTTGGAATGGGGATTGATAAGAGTAATGTACGCTTTGTCATACATTATCAAATGCCGCGCAATATGGAGAGCTATTATCAGGAAGCGGGACGTGCAGGACGTGACGGCTTACCAAGTGCTTGTATTTTACTGTATGCATCAGGCGATGTCCAAACACAACGCTTTTTAATAGAACAGACGCAGGATGAAACACGAATTGCACAAGAATTAGCAAAGCTACAAACGATGGTTGATTATTGCCATACAGAGGGCTGTTTGCAAAATGCTATCTTAACGTATTTTGGCGAAGAAGCAGGAGTACCTTGTAGTCGTTGTGGTAATTGTAATGACGGACGAGAAGTTAAAGATGTGACGGTAGATGTACAAAAGGTGCTAGCCTGTGTTGTTCGAATGGGGCAAAAATTTGGCAAGACGATGGTGGCGCAGGTGCTAATTGGCTCCAAAAATCAAAAGGTCGCTGAATTTGGCTTTGCTCGGTTATCTACCTATGGCATTTTAAAAGGTCAATATTCCTCAAAGGATGTTTTAAGCTTTATTGAGTTTTTAATTGCTGAAGGCTTACTTGCCGTTAAACATGGCACGTTTCCGACCATTTATGTATCAGAGGAAGGTAAAGAGGTTCTACTCGGGAATCGAACAGTTATGCGAAAAGAAGCTGTCACTGTGCGTAAGCTTGTAGACAATGACCCGTTATTCGAGCACTTACGATTACTGCGTAAAGAGATTGCAGATGAAGAAAAGGTACCACCATTTGTTGTGTTCTCTGATAAAACATTACGTGAATTATGTGATAAAAAACCAACGGAGCTTGAAGATTTACGACATGTTAGTGGGATTGGTGAAGTAAAATTCGAAAAATACGGCAAGCGTTTCTTCGATGCACTCCAGTCTTTTTTGAAAACAACAACAAACTAA
- a CDS encoding VOC family protein: MIKGFGGIFWRTKNLDVIKKWYSEVLKIEIENWNGTVIKPQSGNETIFSFFTEEDSYFPTEQQVMLNFQVHDINETIQHLEHIGVPLVKEKEISEFGKFIWIKDPDGRLIELWEK; this comes from the coding sequence ATGATAAAAGGTTTCGGAGGAATATTTTGGAGAACAAAGAATCTAGATGTTATTAAAAAATGGTACAGTGAAGTATTGAAGATTGAAATAGAAAATTGGAATGGGACTGTGATTAAACCCCAATCAGGAAATGAGACGATCTTTTCTTTCTTTACCGAAGAAGACAGTTATTTTCCAACAGAACAACAAGTGATGTTAAATTTCCAAGTACATGACATAAATGAGACGATTCAGCATCTTGAACATATTGGTGTACCTCTTGTAAAGGAAAAAGAGATTAGTGAATTTGGAAAGTTTATTTGGATTAAAGATCCTGATGGTCGACTGATCGAGCTTTGGGAGAAATAG
- a CDS encoding saccharopine dehydrogenase family protein, whose translation MKNILVIGGYGQVGTVICKSLSQIYPGKVIAAGRNFEKAKRFSLSMNDKVLPLKLDIYNLETSHEVFTHTQLVIMCLDQKDTNFVEMCIQNKVNYIDISPSYTILSKIESLHSKAIESGTTLVLGVGLSPGLSNLMVKNLVNQVNKVNRTDTYLMLGIGEKHGNDGVEWLLNNINNNFSICENGQNKYVSSFTDGKYVELPKKFGKRIAYRFNLADQHILTKTLPLENVSSRFFYDSDFTTKELAILKKVGTFKLLKYKFFKNIFINIFVGALHIFDKLNIGSNDYLIKAEVHGEIEGKKGIIESVLFGSNNTEITGNVASILGNKLIKNNYSAGVHYIEQLFDLDDILSILDDNISYKYEIKSFN comes from the coding sequence GTGAAAAATATTTTAGTAATCGGCGGTTATGGTCAAGTCGGTACCGTAATCTGTAAATCTTTATCTCAGATTTACCCTGGAAAAGTTATCGCGGCTGGTAGAAATTTTGAAAAGGCAAAAAGGTTTTCTTTGTCTATGAATGACAAGGTTCTGCCGTTGAAACTAGATATTTATAATTTAGAGACATCCCATGAAGTATTTACACACACACAGTTAGTAATAATGTGCCTTGACCAAAAAGATACTAATTTCGTTGAAATGTGTATTCAAAATAAAGTTAATTATATAGATATTTCCCCTTCCTATACTATCCTATCAAAAATTGAAAGTTTACATAGTAAGGCCATTGAATCGGGAACAACATTAGTATTGGGGGTAGGTTTATCTCCAGGTTTATCAAATTTAATGGTTAAAAATTTAGTCAATCAGGTTAATAAAGTTAACCGTACGGACACTTATTTAATGCTTGGGATTGGTGAAAAGCACGGAAATGACGGAGTAGAATGGTTGCTAAATAATATAAATAATAATTTTTCGATATGTGAAAATGGTCAAAATAAGTATGTAAGTAGTTTTACTGATGGTAAATATGTAGAGTTACCAAAAAAGTTTGGGAAAAGGATTGCTTATAGATTTAATCTGGCTGACCAACATATTCTCACTAAAACGCTTCCTTTAGAAAACGTATCTTCTCGCTTTTTTTATGACTCGGACTTTACAACAAAAGAATTAGCTATACTTAAAAAGGTAGGAACTTTCAAGCTATTAAAATATAAATTCTTTAAAAATATTTTTATAAATATATTTGTGGGAGCTTTACATATTTTTGATAAATTAAATATTGGCTCAAATGATTATTTAATTAAAGCAGAAGTACATGGGGAAATCGAGGGAAAAAAAGGAATTATTGAATCCGTATTATTTGGTTCAAATAATACAGAGATAACAGGTAATGTAGCCTCAATATTAGGGAATAAGTTAATCAAAAATAACTATTCAGCAGGTGTACACTACATAGAACAGCTTTTTGACTTAGACGATATATTATCAATTCTAGATGATAATATATCTTATAAATATGAAATCAAATCCTTCAACTAA
- a CDS encoding LysR family transcriptional regulator: protein MHLEQLKYIVEVAKTRSISVAAQNLHVSQSTISKAITSFEQELRIQLFTRSRLGAQPTAEGKNIIKKAYEIAVKIEEIQEEAQEQASLINGELNLSASPSFFLPILLGTLANFKKDYPNFRILMTEKKSPNIIEDVLQGRIDIGLSMLDGIDWNAHEELIFETLLEGKIMVCVSKHSPYAFSDYITPEELINETIVMYDGVIWKDSISIFMNKYGPMNILFTSNNTEVIKKAVADGLAISFLMNIALIDDHYVNSGDIIPIPLINFESHQRSFGWVRSKKKHFSLAAREFLKYLKFNISKLE from the coding sequence GTGCATTTAGAGCAATTAAAATATATTGTTGAAGTAGCTAAAACGCGTTCAATTTCCGTCGCTGCCCAAAACCTTCATGTTTCACAATCGACCATTAGTAAGGCAATTACCAGTTTTGAGCAAGAATTACGAATTCAATTGTTTACACGATCACGGTTAGGCGCCCAGCCTACCGCAGAGGGTAAAAACATTATTAAAAAAGCGTATGAAATTGCCGTGAAGATTGAAGAAATACAAGAAGAAGCGCAAGAGCAAGCATCATTAATAAACGGAGAATTAAATTTATCGGCCAGCCCTAGCTTTTTCCTACCAATTTTACTTGGAACGTTAGCTAACTTTAAAAAAGACTATCCTAACTTTCGTATTCTCATGACAGAAAAAAAGTCACCCAATATTATTGAAGATGTTCTACAAGGAAGGATTGACATCGGATTATCTATGCTTGATGGAATCGATTGGAATGCACATGAAGAGCTGATTTTCGAAACCTTATTAGAGGGAAAAATTATGGTATGTGTCAGTAAACATTCTCCATATGCATTCAGTGATTATATAACGCCTGAGGAGTTAATAAATGAAACAATAGTGATGTATGATGGGGTAATATGGAAAGATTCCATTTCTATATTTATGAATAAATACGGACCCATGAATATTTTATTTACTTCTAACAATACCGAAGTCATTAAAAAGGCTGTTGCAGATGGTTTAGCGATAAGCTTTTTGATGAATATAGCACTAATAGATGATCATTATGTTAATAGTGGAGATATTATTCCGATACCATTAATAAATTTTGAATCTCATCAACGATCTTTCGGATGGGTACGATCAAAGAAAAAGCATTTTTCTTTGGCAGCTCGAGAGTTTTTAAAATACCTCAAATTTAATATCTCCAAGTTAGAATAA
- a CDS encoding acyl-CoA dehydrogenase family protein, which translates to MHETVQIENIQHLKERLLEFIYNELLPFESEHGIDSEKEISMEQIKWVRKRSKELGFYGINLPKEVGGQSLSLKGLCILKEELAKSGAALWGHVLGEIGGPLRIGQMLKIFTPDQITKYVMPVINAEAGCCFALSEPGAGSDVRAIQTTAVREGDNYILHGKKHFISAAPYADWGIVLAKEIVDPASERVTAFIVEKQAEGRPGFELGNIQVPISGERSTAELIFNYCRVPSANILGQTGKGLMLGLGRINENRASWGATYLGVAQRLLDLSIDHAKQRIQFGRPIGEFQAIQHMLAEMGTEIYAARCMLYDVIEKIDHGEDVRGNASMVKLYSSEVANRVADKAVQIFGGQGLMKGHPVEKMYRDVRMFRILTGTSEIQKNMIAKELLNK; encoded by the coding sequence ATGCATGAAACAGTACAAATCGAAAATATTCAACATTTAAAAGAGAGGCTACTTGAGTTCATTTACAACGAGTTGTTACCGTTTGAAAGTGAACATGGAATTGATTCAGAAAAAGAGATTTCAATGGAACAGATTAAATGGGTCAGAAAGCGATCAAAGGAGCTCGGATTTTATGGTATCAACCTTCCTAAGGAGGTAGGGGGACAGTCACTTAGCCTAAAAGGGCTATGTATCCTAAAAGAAGAACTGGCAAAATCAGGGGCGGCTTTATGGGGGCATGTTTTAGGTGAAATAGGGGGACCTTTACGCATTGGTCAGATGTTAAAAATATTTACGCCGGATCAAATAACAAAATATGTAATGCCAGTGATTAATGCTGAAGCGGGATGCTGCTTTGCGTTATCAGAACCTGGGGCAGGATCCGATGTCCGTGCTATTCAAACCACGGCAGTACGCGAAGGTGATAATTATATATTACATGGTAAAAAGCATTTTATTAGCGCTGCTCCATATGCAGATTGGGGTATTGTTTTGGCGAAGGAGATTGTGGATCCAGCTAGTGAAAGAGTAACTGCTTTTATTGTAGAAAAACAAGCAGAGGGAAGACCAGGGTTTGAATTAGGAAACATTCAGGTTCCAATTTCCGGAGAAAGGAGCACGGCCGAGCTAATCTTTAATTATTGCCGAGTGCCATCTGCCAATATTCTCGGTCAAACGGGCAAGGGGTTAATGCTCGGACTCGGCAGAATCAATGAAAATAGGGCTTCGTGGGGAGCTACCTATCTTGGCGTAGCACAACGGCTATTGGACTTATCTATCGATCATGCCAAACAGCGGATTCAGTTTGGACGTCCAATTGGAGAATTTCAAGCAATTCAACATATGTTAGCGGAGATGGGGACTGAAATATACGCGGCACGTTGCATGCTCTACGATGTGATCGAAAAGATTGACCACGGTGAAGATGTAAGAGGGAATGCATCAATGGTTAAATTGTATTCCTCTGAGGTTGCTAATCGAGTTGCCGACAAGGCTGTTCAAATCTTTGGCGGACAAGGGTTAATGAAAGGACACCCTGTCGAGAAAATGTACAGAGACGTACGAATGTTTAGGATTCTGACTGGTACATCTGAAATTCAGAAAAACATGATTGCCAAAGAACTGCTGAATAAATAA
- a CDS encoding class I adenylate-forming enzyme family protein, with the protein MDTLTFQAFLFNSINKFDYQPALTCVDTDETITYKELRANAEEVASQLIRLGVQIGRHVAVLIPNSIENVVYNLGVSRCGATVVPLNDKLGVREIEFILRDAEPEVVIMATQKHVESVLNYQKEAGKNNVTVIGLPGFGVEYPEEFYSIDLDDKKGSVAFPVASLEDLAIISYTGGTTGTPKGVMHSQQGFGSSLMASCMEYPYDDQEKVLFCTPIIHAAGVLLQRSLASGCHVYIMKAFHPEVFMQIVQTERITSTFVVPTIIYRLIDEAKKKSYDVSSLRNINYGSSPISSERLKEAFEIFGPIFRQQYGMTECSIVIARLTKSDHLFAYENNLEVLKSCGKPCMLTQIRLVDANGRDVEPLQPGEIAVKTPSVSVGYYKRPDLTAEAYRDGWFFTGDIGKLDEQGYLHIVERKKDLIISGGFNVYPAEVERIVNQHPKVAMSACIGIPHNDWGEAVCIFAVLRKGETCKKEELIEYCKERTSIYMVPKEVFFETSLPLTMVGKIDKKELRKPFWEGTARLVN; encoded by the coding sequence ATGGATACTTTAACTTTTCAGGCTTTTCTGTTCAATAGTATAAATAAATTTGATTACCAGCCGGCACTTACTTGTGTTGATACAGATGAAACTATTACTTACAAGGAATTACGAGCTAATGCTGAGGAGGTAGCGAGCCAGTTAATACGTCTTGGTGTACAAATTGGAAGGCATGTTGCGGTTTTGATTCCAAATAGTATTGAAAATGTCGTATATAATCTTGGTGTAAGTCGATGTGGGGCAACCGTCGTCCCATTAAATGATAAGCTCGGTGTTAGAGAGATCGAGTTTATCTTGAGAGATGCCGAGCCCGAAGTTGTTATTATGGCAACTCAGAAGCATGTAGAATCTGTCCTTAACTATCAAAAAGAGGCAGGTAAAAACAATGTAACAGTTATTGGTCTGCCAGGCTTTGGTGTTGAATACCCAGAAGAATTTTATTCTATTGATTTAGATGATAAAAAAGGTAGCGTTGCGTTCCCTGTTGCCTCATTAGAGGACTTAGCAATTATATCGTATACAGGTGGTACAACAGGGACGCCAAAAGGGGTCATGCACTCTCAACAGGGGTTTGGGTCCTCACTCATGGCTTCATGTATGGAATATCCTTACGATGACCAAGAAAAGGTTTTGTTTTGTACACCTATTATTCATGCTGCAGGTGTGCTACTACAGAGGTCATTAGCATCTGGATGTCATGTGTATATCATGAAGGCATTTCATCCAGAAGTATTTATGCAGATTGTACAAACAGAACGGATTACAAGCACCTTTGTGGTTCCAACTATTATTTACCGATTGATTGATGAGGCCAAGAAAAAAAGCTATGACGTGAGCTCATTGCGTAATATAAATTATGGTTCATCGCCTATTTCTTCAGAACGTCTGAAAGAAGCATTTGAAATCTTTGGTCCTATTTTTAGACAGCAGTATGGGATGACTGAATGCAGTATTGTCATTGCGAGACTTACAAAAAGCGATCACCTCTTTGCTTATGAGAACAATCTTGAAGTGTTAAAAAGCTGCGGAAAACCGTGTATGCTCACTCAAATTCGTTTGGTTGACGCTAATGGGCGAGACGTGGAACCATTACAACCGGGAGAAATTGCTGTCAAAACCCCTTCTGTCTCCGTTGGGTATTACAAAAGACCAGACCTGACAGCAGAGGCATATCGTGATGGCTGGTTCTTTACGGGTGATATCGGAAAACTGGATGAACAAGGATATCTTCATATTGTCGAACGTAAAAAGGATTTGATCATTTCTGGCGGTTTCAATGTATACCCCGCTGAAGTAGAAAGGATCGTGAACCAGCACCCTAAGGTGGCAATGAGCGCTTGCATAGGCATACCGCATAACGATTGGGGTGAGGCGGTCTGTATATTTGCTGTGCTGCGTAAGGGTGAAACTTGTAAGAAGGAAGAATTAATCGAGTATTGTAAAGAACGTACTTCTATTTATATGGTTCCAAAAGAGGTATTTTTTGAGACGTCATTACCGTTAACAATGGTAGGGAAGATTGATAAGAAAGAGCTAAGAAAACCTTTCTGGGAAGGAACAGCACGTTTGGTGAATTAG
- a CDS encoding MFS transporter yields the protein MQVYAADKKRKSIIIILLFIGMVLSYIDKTSMNIAIIPIQKALDLNSFESGLVLSIFFFSYALMHPIGGWLTDKYGARNVLVFSILGFSLFTALTSLAWSFISLLLIRFLFGIAEGSVFPASMKSISDNFSENERGRASSFFLSAQTAGGVIGSVAIGFLLVFFEWRWMFVSIGILGVFIAWASWIYLKSPEDNQINNKEQNKNKIPYKMVFKTDNFWNFFFTKFFSNIVNWGMITWMPSYLVSKGLDLLSASVLMAIPYVASFIMFNVSGLILDKYMAGREKYLAIGGLLSSSVFLFLMFNATSVALGIVYLTFNAISISFIGTALYTMIIKYSGKELTGSVTGFVSFGGQIAGGISPMVIGFVLTIFNGSYTAVFWFLIAAALAGAIAALTIRNKGKESKEDVLIEPSF from the coding sequence ATGCAAGTATATGCTGCTGATAAAAAGCGTAAATCCATTATAATCATTTTACTATTTATTGGGATGGTATTAAGTTACATTGATAAAACATCAATGAACATAGCCATCATTCCAATTCAGAAAGCATTGGACCTTAACTCTTTTGAATCCGGTTTGGTTTTAAGTATCTTCTTTTTCAGCTACGCTCTGATGCACCCAATAGGAGGGTGGCTTACCGATAAGTATGGTGCACGTAATGTGTTGGTCTTTTCCATCTTAGGATTTTCGCTCTTTACGGCACTTACAAGTCTTGCCTGGTCATTTATTTCACTACTTTTAATTCGTTTCCTGTTTGGTATAGCGGAAGGCAGTGTCTTTCCTGCCAGTATGAAATCGATTTCTGACAACTTTAGCGAAAATGAAAGAGGAAGGGCCAGTTCATTCTTTCTATCTGCACAAACGGCAGGTGGTGTCATAGGTTCCGTTGCAATAGGTTTTTTGTTGGTTTTCTTTGAGTGGAGATGGATGTTTGTAAGCATTGGGATTTTAGGAGTTTTTATAGCGTGGGCCAGTTGGATCTATTTGAAATCTCCAGAAGATAACCAAATAAATAATAAAGAACAAAATAAAAATAAGATTCCTTACAAAATGGTATTTAAAACCGATAATTTTTGGAATTTCTTCTTTACGAAATTTTTTTCTAATATCGTGAATTGGGGGATGATTACCTGGATGCCGTCTTATTTGGTAAGTAAAGGTTTGGACTTGTTATCTGCAAGTGTCTTGATGGCCATCCCCTATGTTGCTTCCTTTATCATGTTTAATGTAAGCGGCTTGATTTTAGATAAGTATATGGCTGGAAGAGAAAAATACCTAGCAATCGGAGGATTACTATCTTCCAGTGTCTTTCTATTTTTGATGTTCAATGCAACGTCTGTCGCTCTTGGGATTGTTTATTTGACCTTTAATGCTATCTCAATCTCTTTTATCGGAACAGCATTATACACAATGATTATTAAGTATTCAGGTAAGGAATTAACGGGGTCTGTGACAGGATTTGTTTCCTTTGGCGGACAGATTGCCGGGGGGATCTCACCAATGGTCATTGGGTTTGTTCTTACTATTTTCAACGGATCTTATACGGCTGTTTTTTGGTTTTTAATCGCTGCTGCATTGGCAGGGGCAATTGCAGCACTAACGATTAGAAATAAAGGTAAAGAATCAAAAGAAGATGTGCTTATAGAGCCTTCTTTTTAA
- a CDS encoding serine hydrolase domain-containing protein yields MQNLTNKMQAFSTNSADIVTKDNWLTSIKNLQGYCHIGELSPCRIIWRGSQKPSLLSYAKDSLDLENIYVNKDENVLSYLERTNTDAFLVLHKGKVLYENYFNGYKSYQPHALNSATKSFVGLIVSLLADEGLLNLNKRASFYIPELEGTGLGDGTVQQLLDMQVPVKYMEANTPMGIGRGTPIFIASGSIPKPDNYNGPENLYEFMISSKKDIPPGTVFKYENGQTETLGWIIKRLTGKNLAELIQELIWSKLGAEENALMHLDQIGTDIASGGMRATLRDLVRFGDMMCNDGYYNGQQIIPEHIIRGIQKGGDPKFLAGSTHNYLSGFSYHNQWWVSHDRYGGYSARGKFDQRIHIASKADTVIVKLSSYHSPKSEGIDVYKAIIEYLVKQ; encoded by the coding sequence ATGCAGAACTTAACAAATAAAATGCAAGCTTTTTCCACAAATTCAGCAGATATCGTGACAAAGGATAATTGGCTTACTTCAATAAAAAATTTGCAAGGGTATTGTCATATCGGTGAATTGAGTCCTTGCCGTATTATCTGGAGAGGAAGCCAGAAGCCCTCCCTATTATCATACGCTAAAGATTCATTAGATCTGGAAAATATATACGTGAATAAGGATGAAAATGTGTTATCGTATCTTGAAAGAACGAATACAGATGCTTTTTTAGTGTTGCATAAAGGAAAAGTTTTGTACGAAAACTATTTTAATGGCTATAAATCGTATCAGCCTCATGCGTTGAACTCTGCTACAAAGTCATTTGTTGGATTGATTGTTAGTTTACTTGCTGATGAAGGGTTATTGAATTTAAATAAAAGGGCCTCCTTCTACATTCCTGAATTAGAAGGAACAGGACTTGGTGATGGAACTGTTCAGCAATTGCTTGATATGCAAGTCCCTGTGAAATATATGGAAGCAAACACGCCAATGGGAATAGGCCGTGGGACACCAATTTTTATTGCATCTGGCTCAATACCAAAACCTGATAACTATAATGGACCGGAAAACCTATACGAATTTATGATATCAAGCAAAAAAGATATACCACCTGGTACTGTATTTAAGTATGAAAATGGGCAAACAGAAACGTTGGGCTGGATTATCAAACGCTTAACAGGAAAAAATTTAGCAGAATTAATTCAAGAATTGATATGGTCTAAATTGGGTGCAGAAGAAAATGCCTTGATGCACTTAGATCAAATCGGTACAGACATAGCCAGTGGTGGAATGCGGGCTACATTGCGAGACTTGGTACGTTTTGGGGATATGATGTGCAACGATGGTTACTATAATGGCCAACAAATTATTCCGGAGCATATAATTAGGGGAATTCAAAAGGGTGGGGACCCAAAATTTCTTGCGGGAAGTACTCATAATTATCTTTCAGGATTCTCCTATCATAATCAATGGTGGGTTAGCCATGATCGATATGGGGGATATTCAGCTCGAGGAAAGTTTGACCAGCGAATACACATTGCATCAAAAGCTGATACAGTCATTGTAAAATTATCTTCTTATCATTCGCCTAAATCAGAAGGAATAGATGTGTATAAAGCGATAATAGAGTATCTAGTAAAGCAATAA